One genomic segment of Cellulophaga sp. HaHaR_3_176 includes these proteins:
- a CDS encoding thiamine pyrophosphate-dependent enzyme, which yields MKVDLQANNDISFDDFKTQILNDYEIAVISRECSLLGRREVLTGKAKFGIFGDGKELPQLAMARSFKNGDFRSGYYRDQTFMMAIGKLTPKQFFHGLYATTDIEKEPMSAGRQMGGHFVTHSLNEDGSWKDLTAQKNSSADISPTAGQMPRLLGLAQASKIYRNVKGIDATKFSNNGNEVAWGTIGNASTSEGHFFETINAAGVLQVPMVISVWDDEYGISVHAKHQTTKENISEILKGFQRTENEKGFEILRVNGWDYTALIHTYENAADIAREEHVPVLIHVNELTQPQGHSTSGSHERYKNEERLQWEKDNDCNKRFREWILEIGVSTDDELKDLEKEIRKKVRTAKKEAWNELLDPHKIAKKELISILEKVSLGSPNKVFITRIKNDLIAIDEPIKKDILSKARKTLRYLIGEQTEARKELIDWIAVFYKNTQHKYSSHLYSELPNKATNIKSVEPTYDEEIRQVDGRVILKENFDKLLKNHPEALIFGEDTGAIGDVNQGLEGLQEKYGELRVADTGIREATIVGQGIGMALRGLRPIAEIQYLDYILYGLQTLSDDLATLLYRTVGKQKAPLIIRTRGHRLEGIWHSGSQMGGMINFLKGMHILVPRNMVKAAGFYNTLMKSDEPAVVVESLNGYRLKEKLPNNLGEICTPIGVVETVKTGTDITVLSYGSTLRIVLQVAKELREVGIDVEVIDAQSLLPFDLNHDVVESIKKTNRLLVIDEDVPGGCSSYLVQEIIEAQGAYQYLDSPPQTLTAKNHRPAYSSDGDYFSKPNAEDIFEKIYSIIREADPNNYPSLH from the coding sequence ATGAAAGTAGATCTGCAAGCAAATAACGATATTTCTTTTGATGATTTTAAGACGCAAATTCTTAACGATTACGAAATCGCAGTTATAAGTAGAGAATGTAGTTTATTGGGGCGTCGTGAAGTACTGACTGGGAAAGCTAAGTTTGGTATTTTCGGAGACGGTAAAGAGTTACCACAATTAGCTATGGCTCGCTCATTTAAAAATGGAGATTTTAGAAGTGGTTATTATCGTGACCAAACTTTTATGATGGCCATAGGCAAGCTTACTCCTAAACAATTTTTTCATGGTTTATACGCCACAACAGATATAGAAAAAGAACCAATGAGTGCTGGTAGACAAATGGGAGGCCATTTTGTTACTCATAGTTTAAATGAAGATGGTTCTTGGAAAGATTTAACTGCTCAAAAAAATAGTAGTGCAGACATCTCCCCTACTGCTGGCCAAATGCCTAGACTTTTAGGTTTAGCTCAAGCATCAAAAATTTACAGAAATGTTAAAGGAATTGATGCTACCAAATTTTCAAATAACGGAAATGAAGTTGCTTGGGGTACAATAGGTAATGCTAGTACTAGTGAAGGTCACTTTTTTGAAACTATAAATGCTGCTGGTGTTTTACAAGTACCTATGGTTATTAGTGTTTGGGATGATGAATACGGTATATCTGTTCATGCAAAACATCAAACTACAAAAGAAAATATCTCTGAAATTTTAAAAGGATTTCAAAGAACAGAAAACGAAAAAGGTTTTGAAATATTACGTGTAAACGGGTGGGATTATACGGCACTTATACATACGTATGAGAATGCAGCCGATATCGCTAGAGAAGAGCATGTACCTGTTTTAATACATGTAAACGAATTAACACAACCACAAGGTCATTCAACTTCAGGCTCTCATGAGCGTTATAAAAATGAAGAACGTTTACAATGGGAAAAAGATAACGACTGTAATAAGCGTTTTAGAGAATGGATACTAGAAATAGGAGTATCTACTGATGATGAATTAAAAGATTTAGAAAAAGAAATCCGTAAAAAAGTTCGTACGGCTAAAAAAGAAGCCTGGAATGAGCTTTTAGATCCGCATAAAATTGCGAAAAAAGAATTAATTTCTATTTTAGAAAAAGTTTCTTTAGGCAGTCCTAATAAAGTATTTATTACTCGTATTAAAAACGATTTAATTGCCATAGATGAGCCTATAAAAAAAGACATTCTATCTAAAGCGAGAAAAACATTACGTTATTTAATTGGTGAACAAACTGAAGCTAGGAAAGAACTAATAGATTGGATTGCTGTATTTTATAAAAATACACAACATAAATATAGTTCACACCTATATAGTGAACTACCTAATAAAGCTACCAATATTAAAAGTGTTGAACCAACTTATGATGAGGAAATTAGACAAGTTGATGGTCGAGTTATTCTAAAAGAAAACTTTGATAAATTACTTAAAAATCATCCTGAAGCATTAATCTTTGGAGAAGATACAGGAGCTATTGGTGATGTTAACCAAGGCTTAGAAGGTTTACAAGAAAAATACGGAGAGCTTAGAGTCGCTGATACAGGTATTCGTGAAGCTACAATTGTTGGACAAGGTATTGGAATGGCTTTAAGAGGGCTTAGACCAATAGCAGAAATCCAATATTTAGATTATATATTATACGGTTTACAAACCTTAAGTGATGATTTAGCAACACTTTTATATAGAACTGTCGGTAAACAAAAAGCACCACTTATCATAAGAACTAGAGGTCATAGATTAGAAGGTATATGGCATTCAGGTTCACAAATGGGCGGAATGATCAATTTCTTAAAAGGAATGCATATTCTAGTTCCTAGAAACATGGTTAAAGCTGCCGGTTTCTACAATACATTAATGAAAAGTGATGAACCTGCAGTAGTAGTAGAAAGTTTGAACGGTTATAGATTAAAAGAAAAATTACCAAATAACTTAGGTGAAATTTGCACTCCTATTGGAGTTGTAGAAACTGTAAAAACAGGTACTGATATTACAGTACTATCATACGGTTCAACATTAAGAATAGTTTTACAAGTAGCTAAAGAATTGAGAGAAGTTGGCATTGATGTTGAAGTAATTGATGCTCAAAGTTTACTTCCTTTTGATTTAAATCATGATGTGGTTGAAAGTATTAAAAAAACAAACAGACTTTTAGTGATTGATGAAGATGTACCTGGTGGTTGTTCTTCATATTTGGTACAAGAAATTATAGAAGCTCAAGGTGCTTATCAGTATTTAGATAGTCCTCCACAGACCTTAACTGCTAAAAATCACAGGCCAGCATATTCATCAGATGGTGATTATTTTTCAAAACCTAATGCAGAAGATATTTTTGAAAAAATTTATAGTATTATTAGAGAAGCTGACCCTAACAACTACCCTAGCTTACATTAA
- a CDS encoding DsrE family protein, translated as MNLNIFEWNDENSHHIIKILSQTLMKLIQYLLILSIFIIQFSCKKEITKDPIINGFGKVFELADQDFNYDVSADFKAVFDVGYSPKENNKSNASIETGARFLNMHAQSGMSKKQLHVALVIHGAAAKDILTDAAYKERYGIKNPNLELINALIDADVQIILCGQTASHRKIKKTEMINGVQLSLSAMTALVQLQNEDYRLIKF; from the coding sequence ATGAATTTGAATATATTTGAATGGAATGATGAAAATTCACACCATATTATCAAAATACTTAGTCAGACTTTAATGAAATTAATACAATACCTTCTAATTTTATCTATTTTTATTATACAATTTAGTTGTAAAAAAGAAATAACTAAAGATCCAATCATTAATGGTTTTGGAAAAGTTTTTGAATTAGCTGACCAAGATTTTAATTATGATGTTTCTGCCGATTTTAAAGCTGTTTTTGATGTAGGCTATAGTCCTAAAGAAAATAATAAAAGTAATGCTTCGATAGAAACAGGTGCTCGTTTTTTAAATATGCATGCACAATCCGGCATGTCTAAAAAGCAATTACACGTAGCTTTAGTTATTCATGGCGCTGCAGCTAAAGATATACTCACAGATGCTGCTTATAAAGAAAGATATGGCATTAAAAATCCAAATTTAGAATTGATAAATGCATTAATCGATGCTGATGTACAAATAATTTTATGTGGCCAAACAGCTAGTCATCGAAAAATTAAAAAAACAGAAATGATTAATGGGGTGCAACTTTCACTTTCTGCAATGACGGCTCTTGTTCAATTACAAAACGAAGATTACAGACTAATTAAATTTTAG
- a CDS encoding ATP-dependent helicase, whose protein sequence is MENYINQLNEAQRAPVLHKDGPLIVIAGAGSGKTRVLTYRIAYLMNQGVDSFNILALTFTNKAAREMKERISSIVGSTEAKNLMMGTFHSVFARLLRYDGDKLGFPSNFTIYDTQDSQRLIASIIKEMGLDKDIYKYKQVQNRISSFKNSLITVRAYYNDNDLQEADAMAKKPRIGEIYEKYVDRCFKAGAMDFDDLLLRTNELLNRFPEVLAKYQDRFRYVLVDEYQDTNHSQYLIIKALSDKFQNICVVGDDAQSIYSFRGANISNILNFQKDYDNVIMYRLEQNYRSTRNIVNAANSIIANNTNQLEKVVWTDNDDGPAIKIHRSTTDAEEGRFVAGSIFENRMQHQMSNGSFAVLYRTNSQSRAIEDALRKRDIPYRIYGGLSFYQRKEIKDVLAYLRLVINPKDEEALKRVINFPARGIGQSTLDKLSVAANHYGRSIFEVIENLDRINLKINNGTKNKLADFTNMIKSFQIMNETTDAFALSEHVAKKTGLLLEFKKDGTPEGIAKMDNIEELLNGIKDFVEGQKEIEDATGNISEFLEDVALATDLDNDTGDDDRVALMTIHLAKGLEFPHVYIVGMEEDLFPSGMSMSTRSELEEERRLFYVALTRAEKQAYLTYTQNRYRWGKLVDAEPSRFIEEIDEKFVENLTPIDRAGYRYKPLVDADIFGDVDKSKLRQVKPKSGVPPTVTTPNENQLRKLRKLKPELAQPIGNTNTIDPALAEGSMINHTRFGRGRVVKLEGVGNDRKAEIQFDTAGVKKLLLRFAKLEVIG, encoded by the coding sequence TTGGAAAACTACATAAATCAGTTGAATGAAGCTCAGCGAGCACCTGTATTACATAAAGATGGACCTTTAATTGTAATTGCAGGAGCCGGTTCTGGGAAAACAAGGGTATTAACGTACCGTATTGCGTATTTGATGAACCAAGGTGTTGATTCGTTCAATATTTTGGCTCTTACATTTACCAATAAGGCAGCACGTGAAATGAAAGAGCGTATTTCAAGTATTGTTGGTAGTACAGAAGCAAAAAATTTGATGATGGGAACATTCCATTCTGTTTTTGCTAGATTGTTGCGATATGATGGAGATAAATTAGGCTTTCCTAGTAATTTCACAATTTATGATACGCAAGATTCCCAACGTTTGATAGCTTCAATTATCAAAGAAATGGGACTTGATAAAGATATTTATAAATATAAACAGGTACAAAATAGAATATCATCTTTCAAAAATAGTTTAATAACAGTTCGTGCTTATTATAATGACAATGATTTGCAAGAAGCCGATGCTATGGCAAAAAAACCCCGAATAGGGGAAATTTATGAAAAATATGTAGATCGCTGCTTTAAAGCAGGAGCTATGGATTTTGATGATTTATTGTTACGGACAAATGAACTTTTAAATCGTTTTCCTGAAGTATTAGCAAAATACCAAGATCGTTTTAGATACGTTTTAGTTGATGAGTACCAAGATACAAACCACTCTCAATACTTAATAATTAAGGCATTATCAGATAAGTTTCAAAATATTTGTGTAGTTGGTGATGATGCGCAAAGTATTTATTCTTTCCGTGGAGCAAATATTAGTAATATTTTAAATTTTCAGAAAGATTACGATAATGTTATAATGTATCGTTTAGAGCAAAATTACAGATCTACTCGTAATATTGTTAACGCAGCAAACTCTATCATAGCTAATAATACAAATCAATTAGAAAAAGTAGTTTGGACCGATAATGATGATGGTCCGGCAATAAAAATACACCGTAGTACTACCGATGCAGAAGAAGGCAGGTTTGTCGCAGGTTCAATTTTTGAGAATAGAATGCAGCATCAAATGTCTAACGGTAGCTTTGCTGTTTTATACCGAACAAATTCACAGTCAAGAGCAATTGAAGATGCCTTGAGAAAACGAGATATTCCTTATAGAATTTATGGTGGTTTATCTTTTTACCAACGTAAAGAGATAAAAGATGTTTTGGCATATTTACGTTTGGTAATCAACCCAAAAGATGAAGAAGCTTTAAAACGTGTAATTAATTTTCCTGCACGTGGAATAGGGCAAAGTACACTTGATAAATTGAGTGTAGCGGCGAACCATTATGGTCGTTCTATTTTTGAAGTTATTGAAAATTTAGATCGTATTAATCTAAAAATTAATAACGGAACTAAAAATAAACTGGCGGATTTTACAAACATGATCAAAAGTTTTCAGATCATGAATGAAACTACTGATGCTTTTGCTTTGTCAGAACATGTAGCGAAAAAAACAGGACTTCTTTTAGAATTTAAAAAAGACGGTACACCTGAAGGAATTGCAAAAATGGATAATATCGAAGAATTATTAAACGGTATTAAAGATTTTGTTGAAGGACAAAAAGAAATTGAAGATGCAACCGGTAACATAAGTGAGTTTTTAGAAGATGTAGCCCTTGCTACAGATTTAGATAATGATACTGGTGATGATGATCGTGTAGCTTTAATGACAATACACTTAGCAAAGGGATTAGAGTTTCCGCATGTGTATATAGTTGGAATGGAAGAAGATTTATTCCCTTCTGGTATGAGTATGAGTACACGGAGTGAGTTAGAGGAAGAACGTCGTTTGTTTTATGTAGCATTAACAAGGGCTGAAAAACAAGCCTATTTAACGTACACACAAAACAGATACCGTTGGGGTAAATTGGTAGATGCAGAGCCTAGTCGTTTTATAGAAGAAATTGATGAGAAATTTGTAGAGAATTTAACTCCTATTGATAGAGCTGGTTATAGGTATAAACCTTTAGTTGATGCTGATATTTTTGGAGATGTAGATAAGAGTAAGTTACGACAAGTAAAACCTAAAAGTGGTGTGCCACCAACAGTAACTACGCCAAATGAAAATCAATTACGCAAACTACGTAAGTTAAAACCAGAATTAGCTCAACCTATAGGTAACACTAATACTATAGATCCAGCCTTGGCAGAAGGAAGTATGATAAACCATACTCGATTTGGTAGGGGTAGAGTAGTTAAATTAGAAGGCGTTGGTAATGATAGAAAAGCAGAAATTCAGTTTGATACTGCTGGCGTTAAAAAGTTGCTTCTCCGTTTTGCAAAACTAGAAGTAATAGGGTAA
- a CDS encoding DoxX family protein, producing MQKKLFNDIGLLLLRVVVSAMMLTHGLPKFQNLISGNLEFADPFGIGAAPSLFLAVIGEFLCPILIIFGFKTRWAAIPAAITMAVAAFITHGADSFAKKEMAILYLLVFVVIILVGPSTYSIDRK from the coding sequence ATGCAAAAGAAACTATTTAATGATATAGGCCTACTATTATTGCGTGTTGTAGTATCTGCGATGATGTTAACTCACGGTTTACCTAAATTTCAAAATTTAATAAGTGGAAATTTAGAATTTGCTGATCCTTTTGGTATAGGTGCTGCTCCTTCTCTATTTTTAGCTGTTATAGGCGAATTTTTATGCCCAATTTTAATCATATTTGGCTTTAAAACAAGATGGGCTGCAATACCAGCTGCAATTACAATGGCTGTAGCTGCATTTATAACCCACGGAGCAGATTCGTTTGCAAAAAAAGAAATGGCTATACTTTATTTACTTGTTTTTGTTGTTATTATTTTAGTAGGTCCTAGTACATATAGCATTGATCGTAAATAA
- a CDS encoding L-threonylcarbamoyladenylate synthase: MSEFIKIYPENPNPKEIKRVVDVLRKGGLIIYPTDTVYGLGCDITNTKALEKIARIKGVKLEKANWSFICADLSNLSDYVRQIDSPTFKILKRALPGPYTFILPGNNNLPKIFKKKKTVGIRVPDNSIAKALVEALGNPIVSTSIRDEDELLEYTTDPELIYEKWQNLVDIVIDGGYGDNVASTVIDLSEAEPEIIREGKGSLDIF; this comes from the coding sequence ATGTCAGAATTTATAAAAATATATCCAGAGAATCCGAACCCTAAAGAAATAAAACGAGTTGTTGATGTTCTTCGTAAAGGTGGTCTAATAATTTACCCTACCGACACTGTTTATGGTTTAGGTTGCGATATAACAAATACAAAGGCATTAGAAAAAATTGCAAGAATTAAAGGTGTTAAATTAGAAAAGGCAAACTGGTCATTTATATGTGCTGATTTAAGTAACTTATCAGATTACGTTCGCCAGATAGATTCTCCCACTTTTAAAATTCTAAAAAGAGCCTTGCCAGGCCCCTATACTTTCATACTACCAGGTAATAATAATTTACCTAAAATATTTAAAAAGAAAAAAACTGTTGGTATAAGAGTGCCTGACAATTCTATAGCAAAAGCTTTAGTTGAGGCATTAGGAAACCCAATTGTATCTACATCAATTAGAGATGAAGATGAATTGTTAGAATACACTACAGACCCTGAATTAATTTATGAAAAGTGGCAAAATTTAGTAGATATTGTTATTGATGGTGGTTACGGAGATAATGTTGCATCAACTGTTATAGATTTATCTGAAGCAGAACCAGAAATTATAAGAGAAGGTAAAGGAAGTTTAGATATTTTTTAA
- the holA gene encoding DNA polymerase III subunit delta: MDEVKKIVNDIKAGAIKPIYFLTGEEAYYIDKLAEYIEKTILSEEERGFNQMVLYGKDVTVDDIISNAKRYPMMAEHQVIIVKEAQHLSRTIENLAAYAENPQLSTVLVICYKYAKLDKRKKIYKAIKKTGVLFESKKLYENQVSDWIRKVLAGSGYTITPKAAILLVEFLGTDLSKINNELEKLKIVIPKTQEITPEAIEINIGISKDYNNFELKKALGERNVLKATRILNYFAQNPKDNPFVLTITLLNSFFTQLLQYHGLSDHSSKSVASALGINPYFVKEFQVAAKNYPMKKVSGIIAHLRDLDVKGKGVGANLSQEDLLKDLLVKII; the protein is encoded by the coding sequence ATGGATGAAGTAAAAAAGATTGTAAACGATATAAAAGCAGGAGCTATTAAACCTATTTATTTTTTGACGGGTGAAGAGGCTTATTATATTGATAAGCTTGCTGAATACATTGAAAAAACTATTCTTTCAGAAGAAGAACGAGGCTTTAACCAAATGGTTTTATATGGTAAAGATGTTACAGTAGATGATATTATAAGTAATGCTAAGCGTTATCCTATGATGGCCGAACATCAAGTTATTATTGTTAAAGAAGCACAACACCTTTCAAGAACTATAGAGAATTTGGCAGCTTATGCTGAAAATCCTCAATTATCTACGGTTTTAGTAATTTGTTATAAATATGCCAAGCTAGATAAACGTAAAAAAATATATAAGGCTATAAAAAAAACAGGAGTACTGTTTGAAAGTAAAAAATTATATGAGAATCAGGTATCAGATTGGATTCGTAAAGTTTTAGCAGGTAGCGGTTATACAATTACACCTAAAGCAGCTATATTATTGGTGGAATTTTTAGGAACTGATTTAAGTAAAATAAATAACGAGTTAGAAAAACTTAAAATAGTTATTCCTAAAACTCAAGAAATTACACCTGAAGCCATAGAAATAAATATAGGTATAAGTAAAGATTATAATAATTTTGAGCTAAAAAAGGCTTTAGGGGAACGTAATGTGTTAAAAGCAACTAGAATTCTAAATTATTTTGCACAAAACCCAAAAGACAATCCTTTTGTGTTGACAATTACTTTATTGAATTCATTTTTCACTCAATTACTACAGTATCATGGTTTAAGCGATCATAGCTCTAAAAGTGTAGCGAGTGCTTTAGGTATTAACCCTTATTTTGTAAAAGAGTTTCAGGTAGCAGCTAAAAATTATCCCATGAAAAAGGTTAGTGGAATAATTGCACACTTGAGAGATTTAGATGTAAAAGGAAAAGGAGTAGGAGCTAACTTATCACAAGAAGATCTTTTAAAAGACCTTCTTGTAAAAATCATATAA
- a CDS encoding type I restriction enzyme HsdR N-terminal domain-containing protein, translated as MQVLNLPTYDFRFKNNENKIYIFDVVRKKFVVLQPEEWVRQHVVHYLINDKKYPLSLINVEKQLTINSLKKRYDIVIFKPNGDIFLLVECKAPEIPITQITFDQIAKYNMQLQSEFLMVTNGMTHIYCKMDFEEEKYSFLENIPDFSR; from the coding sequence ATGCAAGTGCTAAATTTACCTACTTATGACTTTCGTTTCAAAAATAACGAAAATAAAATCTATATTTTTGATGTAGTACGCAAAAAATTTGTGGTATTACAACCTGAAGAATGGGTACGCCAACATGTTGTTCATTATTTAATTAACGATAAAAAATACCCTCTAAGTCTTATTAACGTTGAAAAGCAATTGACTATCAACTCTTTAAAAAAAAGATATGATATCGTCATCTTTAAACCTAATGGTGATATTTTTTTATTAGTTGAGTGTAAAGCTCCTGAAATACCTATAACGCAAATAACATTTGATCAAATTGCAAAATATAATATGCAATTACAATCCGAATTTTTAATGGTTACAAATGGAATGACTCATATATATTGTAAAATGGACTTTGAAGAAGAAAAATATTCTTTTTTAGAGAATATTCCTGATTTTAGCCGTTAA
- a CDS encoding glycosyltransferase family 2 protein has protein sequence MLKIAVVILNWNGEKLLEQFLPSVQAHSKGAEIYVADNASTDNSISFIKNNYPSIQIVQNTTNGGFAKGYNDALVHIDADIYCLLNSDVEVTENWLTPIRNIFKKDYEVAIVQPKILDYKQKDYFEYAGAAGGFIDQLGYPFCRGRIFQALEKDKGQYNDVKEIFWATGACMFIKKTVFNELKGFDEDYFAHQEEVDLCWRAKNHGHKVMYVGSSKIYHLGGSTLSNMNPKKTYLNFRNSLYSIAKNLPRKKAFPIIFIRLLLDGVAGIRFIFQGKLNHCLAILKAHLSFYKNFNKIFKKREKAKYMPNYYAAKSIVWSHFVYHIRKFNILVKD, from the coding sequence ATGTTAAAAATTGCAGTAGTTATACTTAATTGGAATGGAGAGAAATTATTAGAACAATTTTTACCCTCTGTTCAAGCACATTCTAAAGGAGCTGAAATATATGTTGCAGATAATGCATCTACAGATAATTCAATTTCCTTCATAAAAAACAACTACCCTTCTATTCAGATAGTACAAAACACCACTAATGGTGGTTTTGCAAAAGGATATAACGACGCTTTAGTACATATTGATGCTGATATTTACTGTCTACTTAATTCAGATGTAGAGGTAACTGAAAACTGGTTAACACCTATTAGAAATATTTTTAAAAAAGATTATGAAGTAGCTATAGTTCAGCCTAAAATTTTAGATTACAAACAAAAAGACTATTTTGAGTATGCTGGTGCTGCTGGTGGTTTTATTGATCAATTAGGCTATCCTTTTTGTCGCGGAAGAATATTTCAAGCTTTAGAAAAAGATAAAGGTCAATATAACGATGTAAAAGAAATTTTTTGGGCAACAGGTGCTTGTATGTTTATCAAAAAAACGGTATTCAACGAACTAAAAGGTTTTGATGAAGATTACTTTGCCCACCAAGAAGAGGTAGATTTGTGTTGGAGAGCCAAAAATCATGGACATAAAGTTATGTATGTAGGTAGTTCTAAAATTTATCATTTGGGTGGCTCTACGCTTAGCAACATGAATCCTAAAAAAACATATTTAAATTTCAGAAACTCTTTATATTCTATCGCAAAAAATTTACCTCGTAAAAAAGCTTTCCCAATAATTTTTATTAGATTATTATTAGATGGTGTTGCAGGGATTAGATTTATTTTTCAAGGTAAATTAAACCATTGTCTGGCAATTTTAAAAGCACATTTGAGCTTTTATAAAAATTTCAATAAGATTTTTAAAAAGCGTGAAAAAGCTAAATACATGCCAAATTACTATGCAGCGAAGTCCATCGTATGGTCACATTTCGTATATCATATTAGAAAATTTAACATTTTAGTAAAAGATTAA
- a CDS encoding OmpA family protein — protein sequence MKKIILGCLGVTLLLSSCVSQKKYAELEAKNKETQDLLNSASVKLNTCLEEKASASSRLKTLEDQNAFLKSNNQELINNMGNLTTLSSKGAQNLEKSLESLQEKDLTIRKLNDAITRRDSVNLSLVQSLKGVLGNLDDEDIEISVEKGVVFVSISDKLLFSSGSYNVTGRANEILGKVAKVVNNKPDFEFMVEGHTDSVPYRKGVLLDNWDLSAKRATAIVRILQNDYNVDPKRMTAAARSSYVPVSATDKAKNRRTRIVVLPKIDQFYEMIEDGMKDPKIN from the coding sequence ATGAAGAAAATCATTTTAGGCTGTTTAGGGGTTACATTACTTTTATCCTCTTGTGTGTCACAAAAGAAATATGCAGAGCTGGAGGCGAAGAATAAAGAAACTCAAGATTTATTAAATTCTGCATCAGTTAAGCTTAATACATGTTTAGAAGAAAAGGCATCTGCTTCTTCTCGTTTAAAAACATTAGAAGATCAAAATGCATTCTTGAAAAGCAATAATCAAGAATTAATTAATAATATGGGTAACCTTACCACTCTTTCGTCTAAGGGAGCTCAAAATTTAGAGAAATCTTTAGAAAGTTTACAAGAGAAAGATTTAACTATTAGAAAATTAAACGACGCTATTACTCGTAGAGATTCTGTAAACCTTTCTTTAGTACAAAGTTTAAAAGGTGTTCTTGGAAACTTGGATGATGAAGATATTGAAATTAGTGTAGAAAAAGGTGTTGTTTTTGTTTCTATATCTGATAAATTATTATTTAGCAGCGGTAGTTATAACGTAACTGGTAGAGCTAATGAAATTTTGGGTAAAGTTGCTAAAGTTGTAAATAACAAACCAGATTTCGAATTTATGGTTGAAGGTCACACTGATTCAGTACCTTATAGAAAAGGTGTTTTATTAGACAACTGGGATTTAAGTGCTAAACGAGCAACTGCTATTGTTAGAATTTTACAGAACGATTACAATGTAGATCCTAAGCGTATGACTGCTGCTGCAAGATCTTCTTATGTACCTGTATCTGCTACAGATAAAGCTAAAAACAGAAGAACTCGTATAGTTGTTCTTCCTAAAATAGATCAATTCTATGAAATGATTGAAGACGGAATGAAAGATCCTAAAATCAATTAA